A stretch of DNA from Bacteroidales bacterium:
GGAGGCGGTTAATCCTCTTAAATATTTTTTTAATTGAAATTTAAACAGCCTCTAATGCTAAAGAAATTATTATTGTTGGTCTTTTGGCTGAAAAATGTATTTATAATACAGCGTTGGGAGGGAAGAATAGAGGATATGATATTTATCTTATTCCTGAAGCTATTATTGGCAAAATCTCAAAACGTAAAGAAGAAGCCATAAGTAAAATGACAGAAAAAGGAATAAAAGTATTACCTATAAAAGAAATAATCAACGTGCGATAATTCCATTTCTGATTATAAAAAATATCTTGCTCGTTTATAGATAAGTCTTATTAGTTATAATTATCAATGAAGTTGTAGAGATAGAAATTGATATAATTTTTTGATGATAGATCGTATTAATTATTTATCTTTGCATCGTGATAAGTCAAAGAAAAGATAGAATAAATTCGATTGTAGCTGCCTTGATTATAGGCTTTTTCCTGCTACTATCTTCATCTTTTACTGATAAGTCCGTTAACTCCCAAAGTAATTTTA
This window harbors:
- a CDS encoding isochorismatase family protein — translated: MIIVGLLAEKCIYNTALGGKNRGYDIYLIPEAIIGKISKRKEEAISKMTEKGIKVLPIKEIINVR